In one Poecilia reticulata strain Guanapo linkage group LG8, Guppy_female_1.0+MT, whole genome shotgun sequence genomic region, the following are encoded:
- the LOC103469365 gene encoding uncharacterized protein LOC103469365 yields MAEAGRIVRVSGLPTELEDDRLKDKLLIHFLRARNGGGEIDHVTIVKPTPLSALITFEDSAVAQRIVQRSRHILEIDGKKYXLDASESPGSLDPDQVVLSLTATVDYSRLPGGINVLKNLRKSHQDVQIKSIATEMCCTLVGSYYKVQAALAELLGPGFSESKDSGPNASSRTWSFQTSQKPQVSEDQSREPTRQEEHREVKDDTDVSAKGENVTSNRNHALGGDDWETANHSDSAARRSPTAFIEESSLIVDADVFQYLEKHCXKEYQQILSQFGVEVVSETNQGLTTLFLQXADTTAVEERQEGMKLAKQAISRLYHENEAKICRDQLPKNILRPRGGLQRELENVSARYPKLLLNEDEQNIYFIGSNKDVVDARYSLLMGQEEVRNKKEGVASLLNFPSYNFGTSPFHADEERLPKTMPPTEGQLNERIDRLQISEEDELRTDGARRYKLAARFKDSGLSVLGGFPFRPNSSPSRQAHQEPILGHDXLSGSTGISGEGISRAAAQNTGGDXLFKTAHTSSPSLFSPIKTSLTTDMIDTRPKNLAAPFASIPYSLPKSSALPPSESGSSLKRASSFSGTPQQKAQILGQKSQDDSSKPTVGVRERSSSFSSQTVRNKQEAHHEEISVSKIMWQYIKEAYSTRVEDLTSDLQMKENSSEGNQNLTVILRGADSSKVKLCRERLQKLVDLVSGDFSVQELRLSELGVSSTKDETLQACCSEVRSRFKKVVIHTMKENLYLVGPEELCSQVAATLREVFSKEPEQHDFSDQFLPLNATQRRKRXPDSTYQVLSTQAGIIDGNSESHKWKTTYGRDFGEKGLVNGSNSQSLPKKEKXSKEKQDGNTVEKNPLNGEKERTLQANQQDSTEHTPAETQSTSEKSRSGLDEQTCFCGKDKTTLVRTKCGVTLCPECLEKLHSYCKVCNEEVEQTPQGICGEMKKSKLSMSLPGQHKGGVIKITYRIPNGIQGEGHPSPGKPFKGAAFEAYLPDNENARKLLPRLEKAFRGGLTFTVTGKGTEAKVVWGCIPHKTSLYGGKSEKGYPDSTYLTRLSSILTSYGIA; encoded by the exons TGGCACAGAGAATTGTTCAACGATCTCGGCACATTCTGGAAATAGATGGGAAGAAGTACRAACTCGATGCTTCAGAGAGCCCAGGAAGCTTGGACCCAGACCAG GTTGTCTTAAGCTTAACAGCAACGGTTGACTACAGCAGACTTCCTGGGGGAATCAACGTACTAAAAAACCTTCGTAAAAGTCATCAGGATGTCCAGATAAAGTCCATTGCTACTGAGATGTGTTGCACACTGGTTGGCTCGTACTATAAAGTGCAGGCTGCTTTGGCCGAACTACTTGGTCCCGGATTCTCAGAAAGCAAAGACTCAGGTCCAAATGCCTCCAGCAGGACTTGGTCATTTCAGACATCACAGAAACCTCAAGTGTCAGAAGATCAGAGCAGAGAACCAACCAGGCAAGAGGAACACAGAGAAGTCAAAGATGACACTGATGTTTCAGCAAAGGGGGAGAACGTCACTTCAAACAGAAATCATGCACTTGGTGGTGATGACTGGGAAACTGCCAATCACTCAGATAGCGCAGCTCGGCGGTCTCCAACTGCTTTCATAGAGGAGTCCTCTTTGATTGTGGATGCAGACGTGTTCCAGTATCTGGAGAAGCACTGCAAKAAGGAATACCAGCAAATCCTCAGTCAGTTTGGTGTTGAGGTGGTGAGCGAAACAAATCAGGGCCTGACCACTCTGTTTTTGCAGAWTGCTGATACAACAGCGGTGGAAGAGAGGCAAGAGGGCATGAAACTAGCTAAACAGGCAATAAGTCGACTTTACCACGAAAATGAGGCAAAGATTTGTCGAGACCAGCTCCCTAAAAATATACTTCGCCCCAGAGGAGGACTGCAAAGGGAACTGGAAAACGTAAGTGCAAGATATCCAAAACTTCTTCTGAATGAAGATGAGCAGAATATTTACTTTATTGGTAGCAACAAGGATGTAGTGGATGCCAGATACTCTCTTCTAATGGGCCAGGAGGaagttagaaataaaaaggaaggtGTTGCCAGTCTTCTTAATTTTCCTTCATATAATTTTGGCACATCACCTTTTCATGCTGATGAGGAGCGACTACCCAAGACTATGCCGCCTACTGAAGGACAGTTGAATGAAAGGATAGATCGGCTGCAGATATCTGAGGAAGATGAACTAAGAACTGATGGAGCAAGAAGGTATAAGCTAGCTGCTCGGTTTAAAGACTCAGGACTTTCCGTTTTAGGCGGCTTTCCCTTCCGTCCAAATTCATCACCCAGCAGGCAAGCACACCAGGAACCGATTCTGGGGCACGATGWGCTGTCCGGATCAACAGGGATTTCTGGTGAAGGAATTTCTAGAGCAGCAGCCCAAAATACCGGAGGGGACRTATTGTTCAAAACCGCACACACATCTTCTCCCTCTTTATTCTCACCGATTAAAACCTCTTTAACTACAGATATGATAGATACCCGACCAAAAAACTTAGCAGCTCCGTTTGCTTCAATTCCTTACAGCCTTCCAAAAAGCAGTGCACTTCCACCTTCAGAGTCTGGATCCTCTTTAAAGCGAGCCAGTAGTTTCTCAGGGACACCTCAACAGAAAGCTCAAATCTTGGGCCAGAAGAGCCAAGACGATTCCAGCAAACCTACAGTCGGAGTCCGCGAGCGGTCTTCCAGCTTTAGTAGCCAGACAGTGAGGAATAAACAAGAAGCCCATCATGAAGAGATCTCAGTTTCCAAGATTATGTGGCAATACATAAAGGAGGCCTACAGCACCCGGGTGGAGGATCTCACGTCTGATCTCCAGATGAAAGAGAACTCCTCTGAGGGCAATCAGAATTTGACTGTTATCTTAAGAGGGGCTGATTCGTCCAAAGTGAAATTATGTCGGGAACGTCTACAGAAGCTTGTTGACTTAGTCAGTGGTGACTTCTCAGTTCAGGAGCTGCGCTTGTCGGAGTTGGGGGTTTCTAGTACCAAAGATGAAACCTTACAGGCTTGTTGCTCTGAAGTGCGCAGCCGCTTCAAGAAGGTTGTCATCCACACGATGAAGGAAAACTTGTATCTCGTTGGTCCWGAAGAGCTGTGCTCCCAGGTTGCTGCTACGCTGAGGGAGGTATTTTCTAAAGAACCTGAACAGCACGACTTCTCCGACCAATTTTTACCATTGAATGCAACCCAAAGAAGAAAACGAGYCCCAGACAGTACGTATCAGGTGCTGTCCACCCAAGCTGGCATCATTGATGGGAACAGTGAGAGTCATAAATGGAAAACAACCTATGGTAGAGACTTTGGTGAGAAGGGGCTTGTGAATGGATCAAATAGCCAATCATTACCGAAGAAAGAGAAARTCTCCAAGGAAAAACAGGATGGAAACACAGTTGAAAAGAATCCTTTGAATggtgagaaagagagaacatTACAGGCTAACCAGCAGGATTCTACAGAGCATACACCTGCAGAGACCCAGAGCACCTCAGAGAAGTCCAGGTCAGGTCTGGACGAGCAGACCTGTTTTTGTGGGAAGGACAAGACAACATTGGTGAGGACCAAGTGTGGAGTCACATTGTGCCCAGAGTGCCTGGAGAAGTTGCACTCCTACTGCAAAGTCTGCAATGAGGAGGTAGAGCAGACACCTCAAGGCATCTGTGGTGAAATGAAGAAATCCAAACTGAGCATGAGTTTACCAGGTCAACACAAGGGCGGCGTTATCAAGATCACTTACCGCATTCCTAATGGTATCCAAGGG GAGGGTCATCCATCACCTGGAAAACCATTTAAGGGGGCGGCATTCGAAGCCTACCTCCCAGACAATGAAAATGCGAGGAAGCTGCTTCCCCGGCTGGAAAAAGCCTTCAGGGGGGGCCTCACCTTCACTGTGACAGGCAAAGGGACAGAGGCCAAGGTCGTCTGGGGCTGCATCCCACACAAAACCAGCTTATATGGAGGCAAATCTGA GAAAGGGTACCCAGACTCCACCTACTTGACACGTCTGTCCAGCATCTTGACTTCCTATGGGATTGCGTAG